In one window of Haloprofundus halophilus DNA:
- a CDS encoding S9 family peptidase encodes MTVPLELDDFYDLRRIRDVAVSPTGERVVFVVAESDPDADETRNSLFVAPTDGSREPHRLTRASDAGSPAWGPNGEKLAFLASRDRDVALEVGRSDEPADEDAEGDDGSRGESDEGDEPKPQVWLFDLARGGDARQVTEFDEGGREFEFSPDGERMVVAARDPTDEQREYLERRRDGGPVEITRLQHKRDGMGFLDDVRSYLFVVDVATGESERLDDAYARGAMSTGGLHPAWGTNGRIAFRSYRGENPDHTFEQDLYTVSADGEDLRRLTDGGIGVANPRWDAAGERLAFDGANPTNTYHPTEVYVVDDAEGSEGTEARSVSASLDRTRSRAGAPEWVGDNELLAPVGDEALTRLVRLDAETDDPERVFENQGTDRTITQFSVGGDCAVVCLSHPNEGADLYALDATESDGSDPARLTRLNDGLLTDAALPTCERVQYENGDGVEVEGLAYLPDGFDPDSESYPVIAHIHGGPTAYDAPEFSFDYSYWTGRGYVVFNVNYRGSTSYGREFSESIRGEWGPREADDIVSGVEELVDRGWADADRLFISGFSQGGINTAYVVTRTDMFAAAAPEHGIYDFYSLFGTADLHQWYVHDIGLPWEKPEEYRAISSIRDVGEIETPLLVTAGGEDWRCPPSQAEQLYVSVRRRGVDAKLVVYPDEHHNIGAPERATHRLRELTDWFERHDPGREDGSE; translated from the coding sequence ATGACAGTCCCGCTGGAACTGGACGACTTCTACGACCTCCGACGAATCCGCGACGTGGCCGTCTCGCCGACCGGCGAGCGCGTCGTGTTCGTCGTCGCAGAGAGCGACCCCGACGCCGACGAGACGCGCAACTCGCTTTTCGTCGCGCCCACCGACGGCAGTCGGGAGCCGCACCGACTCACCCGCGCCTCCGACGCGGGGTCGCCCGCGTGGGGACCGAACGGAGAGAAACTCGCGTTTCTCGCGAGTCGTGACCGCGACGTGGCGCTCGAAGTCGGACGGAGTGACGAACCGGCGGACGAAGACGCCGAGGGCGACGACGGGAGTCGAGGCGAGAGCGACGAGGGCGACGAACCCAAACCCCAGGTCTGGCTGTTCGACCTCGCACGCGGCGGCGACGCCCGACAGGTGACCGAGTTCGACGAGGGCGGCCGCGAGTTCGAGTTCTCGCCCGACGGCGAGCGGATGGTCGTCGCCGCGCGCGACCCCACCGACGAGCAGCGCGAGTACCTCGAACGTCGCCGCGACGGCGGCCCGGTCGAAATCACCCGCCTCCAGCACAAGCGCGACGGGATGGGCTTTCTCGACGACGTGCGGAGCTACCTGTTCGTCGTCGACGTGGCGACCGGCGAATCCGAGCGACTCGACGACGCCTACGCGCGCGGCGCGATGAGCACCGGCGGTCTCCACCCTGCGTGGGGCACGAACGGTCGAATCGCGTTCCGGTCGTACCGCGGCGAAAATCCCGACCACACGTTCGAACAGGACCTCTACACCGTCTCGGCCGACGGCGAGGACCTCCGGCGACTCACCGACGGCGGCATCGGCGTCGCCAACCCGCGGTGGGACGCGGCGGGCGAACGGCTCGCCTTCGACGGCGCGAACCCGACGAACACCTACCACCCGACGGAGGTGTACGTCGTCGACGACGCCGAAGGCTCGGAGGGAACCGAGGCGCGCTCGGTCTCCGCGTCGCTGGACCGAACTCGCTCGCGGGCCGGTGCGCCCGAGTGGGTCGGGGACAACGAACTGCTCGCGCCCGTCGGCGACGAGGCGCTGACCCGACTCGTCCGTCTCGACGCCGAGACGGACGACCCCGAGCGCGTCTTCGAGAACCAGGGGACCGACCGGACTATCACGCAGTTCTCCGTCGGCGGCGACTGCGCCGTCGTCTGTCTGAGCCACCCGAACGAGGGCGCGGACCTGTACGCGCTCGACGCAACCGAGTCGGACGGGAGCGACCCGGCTCGGCTGACGCGACTGAACGACGGTTTGCTGACCGACGCCGCGCTGCCGACCTGCGAGCGGGTCCAGTACGAGAACGGCGACGGCGTCGAGGTGGAGGGGCTGGCGTACCTGCCCGACGGCTTCGACCCCGACTCGGAGTCGTATCCCGTCATCGCGCACATCCACGGTGGCCCCACCGCCTACGACGCGCCCGAGTTCAGTTTCGACTACAGCTACTGGACCGGCCGCGGCTACGTCGTCTTCAACGTCAACTACCGCGGGTCGACCTCCTACGGCCGCGAGTTCAGCGAGTCCATCCGCGGCGAGTGGGGGCCGCGCGAGGCCGACGACATCGTCTCGGGCGTCGAGGAGCTAGTCGACCGCGGGTGGGCCGACGCCGACCGCCTGTTCATCTCCGGGTTCTCGCAGGGCGGCATCAACACCGCCTACGTCGTCACGCGGACCGACATGTTCGCCGCGGCGGCACCCGAGCACGGCATCTACGACTTCTACTCGCTGTTCGGTACCGCCGATTTACACCAGTGGTACGTCCACGACATCGGCCTGCCGTGGGAGAAACCCGAGGAGTACCGCGCGATTTCGAGCATCCGTGACGTGGGCGAGATAGAGACGCCGCTTCTCGTCACCGCCGGCGGCGAGGACTGGCGCTGCCCCCCGTCGCAGGCCGAGCAGTTGTACGTCAGCGTCCGCCGTCGCGGCGTCGACGCCAAACTCGTCGTCTACCCCGACGAACACCACAACATCGGCGCTCCCGAGCGAGCGACCCACCGCCTGCGCGAACTCACCGACTGGTTCGAGCGCCACGACCCCGGCCGCGAGGACGGCTCCGAGTAG
- the ilvD gene encoding dihydroxy-acid dehydratase yields the protein MSRQQPHPDEGQEGADADRFAGEKDPDLPSSGVTSGAERAPHRAMFRAMGFDDDDLSAPMVGVANPAADITPCNVHLDDVADAAISGVESAQGMPIEFGTITISDAISMGTEGMKASLISREIIADSVELVAFGERLDALVTVAGCDKNLPGMMMAAIRTDLPTVFLYGGSILPGEHEGRDVTVQNVFEGVGTYAQGEMSAEELDELERHACPGAGSCGGMFTANTMASISEALGLAPLGSASAPAESDERYDIAARAGELALDAVENERRPSDILSRESFENAIALQVAMGGSTNAVLHLLALAAEAGIDLDIDDFDDISRRTPKIANLQPGGTRVMKDLHDIGGVPVVLRRLLDADLLHGDAMTVTGRTIAEELDHLDLPDDDGIDVDFLNPVSEPFYDEGAIKILKGNLAPDGAVIKATGDDAFHHTGPARVFENEEDAMRYVQTGKIESGDVIAIRNEGPRGGPGMREMLGVTAAVVGQGHEDDVALLTDGRFSGATRGPMVGHVAPEAAAGGAIALLEDGDEVTVDIPNRTLAVDLTDEELDERRDDWEPKPSNYTAGVLAKYGQSFDSAANGAVTNPAVKRDD from the coding sequence ATGAGCCGACAGCAACCGCATCCGGACGAGGGTCAGGAAGGAGCCGACGCGGACCGTTTCGCGGGCGAGAAAGACCCCGACCTGCCGAGTTCGGGCGTCACCTCGGGCGCAGAGCGCGCCCCGCACCGAGCGATGTTCCGCGCGATGGGCTTCGACGACGACGACCTCTCCGCGCCGATGGTCGGCGTCGCCAACCCCGCCGCCGACATCACGCCGTGTAACGTCCACCTCGACGACGTCGCCGACGCGGCCATCTCGGGCGTCGAGAGCGCTCAGGGCATGCCCATCGAGTTCGGCACCATCACCATCTCCGACGCCATCTCGATGGGGACCGAGGGGATGAAGGCCTCGCTCATCTCTCGGGAAATCATCGCCGACTCGGTCGAACTCGTCGCCTTCGGCGAGCGGCTGGACGCGCTCGTCACCGTCGCCGGCTGCGACAAGAACCTCCCGGGGATGATGATGGCCGCCATCCGAACCGACCTCCCCACCGTGTTCCTCTACGGCGGCTCCATCCTCCCGGGCGAGCACGAGGGCCGCGACGTGACGGTGCAGAACGTCTTCGAGGGCGTCGGCACCTACGCGCAGGGCGAGATGAGCGCCGAGGAACTCGACGAACTCGAACGCCACGCCTGCCCCGGCGCGGGGTCGTGCGGCGGGATGTTCACCGCGAACACGATGGCCTCTATCTCCGAGGCGCTCGGCCTCGCCCCGCTCGGCAGCGCCAGCGCCCCCGCCGAGTCCGACGAGCGATACGACATCGCCGCCCGCGCGGGCGAACTCGCGCTCGACGCCGTCGAGAACGAGCGCCGCCCCTCCGATATCCTCTCGCGCGAATCGTTCGAGAACGCCATCGCGCTGCAGGTGGCGATGGGTGGGTCGACGAACGCCGTCCTCCACCTCCTCGCGCTCGCCGCCGAGGCGGGCATCGACCTCGACATCGACGACTTCGACGACATCTCCCGGCGCACGCCCAAGATAGCGAACCTCCAACCCGGCGGCACGCGCGTCATGAAGGACCTCCACGACATCGGCGGCGTGCCGGTCGTCCTCCGCCGTCTGCTCGACGCCGACCTGCTGCACGGCGACGCGATGACCGTCACCGGCCGAACCATCGCCGAGGAACTCGACCACCTCGACCTGCCGGACGACGACGGTATCGACGTGGACTTCCTCAACCCGGTGTCCGAGCCGTTCTACGACGAGGGGGCCATCAAGATTCTGAAAGGGAACCTCGCGCCCGACGGCGCGGTCATCAAAGCGACCGGCGACGACGCGTTCCACCACACCGGCCCCGCCCGCGTCTTCGAGAACGAGGAGGACGCGATGCGCTACGTCCAGACGGGGAAAATCGAGTCGGGCGACGTCATCGCTATCCGCAACGAAGGGCCCCGGGGAGGCCCCGGTATGCGCGAGATGCTCGGCGTCACCGCCGCCGTCGTCGGCCAGGGTCACGAGGACGACGTGGCGTTACTCACCGACGGTCGGTTCTCCGGCGCGACGCGCGGCCCGATGGTCGGCCACGTCGCCCCCGAGGCCGCGGCCGGCGGCGCGATTGCGCTGCTCGAAGACGGCGACGAGGTGACCGTCGACATCCCGAACCGGACGCTCGCCGTCGACCTGACTGACGAGGAACTCGACGAGCGCCGCGACGACTGGGAGCCGAAGCCGTCGAACTACACCGCCGGCGTGCTGGCGAAGTACGGCCAGTCGTTCGACTCGGCGGCAAACGGCGCGGTGACGAATCCGGCGGTGAAACGAGACGACTGA
- a CDS encoding DUF7519 family protein — MSGTFVRKPALLSSTLALLVAAAATAHVTDATVAALALVVGGVLVVGVGATLRSRRETALRWSVVAAGVVVSLVGVALGASGVTGPGALVRTLPALLGVLVVGLALAPVRNSGSRGLLKAGAALLFLTVLVSGLLDPEALEPLLVGTVATVLVYDLGEQAINVGEQLGRTAETKSLEATHAAGSVGVGVLAVFLGGEITSIGSSGLSLSALVLVVVAVLLLAAALHE; from the coding sequence GTGAGCGGGACGTTCGTCCGCAAGCCCGCCCTGTTGAGTTCGACGCTGGCGCTGCTCGTCGCCGCCGCCGCGACGGCGCACGTCACGGACGCGACCGTCGCCGCGCTGGCGCTCGTCGTCGGCGGCGTTCTCGTCGTCGGCGTGGGGGCGACGCTCCGGAGTCGGCGAGAGACGGCGCTTCGCTGGAGCGTCGTCGCCGCGGGCGTCGTCGTCTCGCTCGTCGGCGTCGCGCTCGGAGCCAGCGGGGTCACCGGTCCCGGGGCGCTCGTTCGCACGCTACCGGCGCTGCTCGGCGTTCTCGTCGTCGGGTTGGCGCTCGCCCCGGTGCGCAACAGCGGCTCGCGCGGCCTGTTGAAGGCGGGAGCGGCGCTGTTGTTCCTCACTGTCCTCGTCAGTGGGCTCCTCGACCCGGAAGCGCTCGAACCGCTGCTCGTCGGGACGGTGGCGACGGTGCTCGTCTACGACCTCGGCGAGCAGGCTATCAACGTCGGCGAGCAGCTCGGTCGAACCGCCGAGACGAAGAGCCTCGAAGCGACGCACGCCGCCGGGAGCGTCGGCGTCGGCGTCCTCGCGGTGTTTCTCGGGGGCGAGATCACTTCCATCGGGTCCAGCGGACTGTCGCTGTCGGCGCTCGTCCTCGTCGTCGTCGCCGTTCTGCTGCTCGCGGCGGCGCTTCACGAGTGA
- a CDS encoding DUF58 domain-containing protein has protein sequence MSEYQTHRWRGVVALSFVAGAIGLLADRPNLIVLAGVGVLFATYPRLTSSPTPVLELDRRVSDRSPNPGDVVDVTVTLRNAGENTLADLRLVDGVPAALSVVDGTPRRGAALRPGSSVTFEYSIEAKSGQHSFVPATVAVRDITGEHEVETTVSEETELTVTGRSDAPAGRDVTLDTVGRVLSSNEGSGLEFTRTREYRRGDSMSRVDWKRFARSGELTTVEYREERSMSVVLLVDARPAAYRALDDEPNAVVRSVAAAKRLLEPLFAGRNQVGVAAFGREFCWHPPGGGTNQRVELHRLFDTHPAFAPTPPRDAPSLDEQVELLRQRLDSNTQVFLFSPLCDDDIVTAARRLDAYGHAVTAVSPDVTDETTVGERLAATERTARVSTLRRTGIPTVDWGPDAPLESALARNRRAMA, from the coding sequence GTGAGCGAGTACCAGACTCACCGCTGGCGCGGCGTCGTCGCGCTCTCGTTCGTCGCGGGCGCGATCGGCCTGTTGGCAGACCGTCCGAACCTCATCGTCCTCGCGGGCGTCGGCGTGCTCTTCGCGACGTATCCGCGGCTCACCTCCTCGCCGACGCCCGTGCTGGAACTCGACCGGCGCGTGAGCGACCGGTCGCCGAACCCCGGCGACGTCGTCGACGTGACGGTGACGCTTCGGAACGCCGGAGAGAACACGCTCGCGGACCTCCGCCTCGTCGACGGCGTGCCGGCGGCGCTGTCGGTCGTCGACGGCACGCCCCGCCGCGGGGCGGCGCTCCGTCCGGGCTCGTCGGTCACCTTCGAGTACAGTATCGAGGCCAAGTCCGGTCAGCACAGTTTCGTCCCGGCGACCGTCGCAGTCCGCGACATCACCGGCGAGCACGAGGTCGAGACGACCGTGAGCGAGGAGACGGAACTCACCGTCACGGGCCGCTCGGACGCGCCCGCGGGCCGCGACGTGACGCTCGACACCGTCGGTCGAGTGCTCTCCTCGAACGAGGGCTCGGGGCTGGAGTTCACGCGGACCCGCGAGTACCGCCGCGGCGACTCGATGAGCCGGGTCGACTGGAAGCGCTTCGCCCGCTCCGGCGAACTGACGACCGTCGAGTATCGAGAGGAACGGTCGATGTCGGTCGTGCTCCTCGTGGACGCTCGCCCGGCGGCGTACCGCGCGCTCGACGACGAACCGAACGCCGTCGTCCGGAGCGTCGCCGCCGCGAAGCGACTGCTCGAACCGCTGTTCGCCGGCCGCAACCAGGTCGGCGTCGCGGCGTTCGGCCGCGAGTTCTGTTGGCACCCGCCCGGCGGCGGGACGAACCAGCGAGTCGAACTCCACCGCCTGTTCGACACGCACCCGGCGTTCGCCCCGACGCCGCCGCGGGACGCTCCGTCGCTCGACGAACAGGTCGAACTGCTCCGGCAGCGGCTCGACTCGAACACCCAGGTGTTCCTGTTCTCGCCGCTCTGCGACGACGACATCGTCACGGCCGCGCGCCGACTCGACGCTTACGGTCACGCCGTGACGGCGGTGAGTCCGGACGTCACCGACGAGACGACGGTCGGCGAACGCCTCGCGGCGACCGAACGCACCGCGCGGGTGTCGACGCTCCGTCGAACCGGCATCCCGACCGTCGACTGGGGGCCGGACGCGCCGCTGGAGTCCGCGCTGGCCAGAAACCGGAGGGCGATGGCGTGA
- a CDS encoding DUF7269 family protein: MSVRRLLLAGTGVVVLLLGFVSGDLLPTDGLVGLLGNDYLLMAVFAAVGLLVAVSVLASGRSARLEQAEMPDAEKPVSAPSPGEGFDEALSDWRLSIPILGRRRRAALHDRLRRAAVETLRTAEGYDRAEAERRVDEGTWTDDETAAAFLRTESSLRADGGNPPNTAPAARGTRDAARRTAEEIARLASEGRQ; this comes from the coding sequence ATGAGCGTCCGCCGTCTCCTCTTGGCGGGTACCGGGGTGGTCGTCCTCCTCCTCGGCTTCGTGAGCGGCGACCTCCTCCCCACCGACGGCCTGGTCGGGCTGCTCGGCAACGATTACCTGCTGATGGCCGTCTTCGCGGCGGTCGGGCTGCTCGTCGCCGTTTCCGTGCTCGCGTCCGGGCGGAGCGCCCGCCTCGAACAGGCGGAGATGCCCGACGCCGAGAAGCCGGTGTCGGCCCCCTCGCCGGGCGAAGGGTTCGACGAAGCGCTGTCGGACTGGCGGCTCTCGATTCCGATACTCGGACGGCGGCGGCGCGCCGCGCTTCACGACCGCCTCCGGCGCGCGGCCGTCGAGACGCTCCGAACGGCCGAGGGGTACGACCGCGCGGAGGCCGAACGCCGCGTCGACGAGGGGACGTGGACCGACGACGAGACGGCCGCCGCGTTCCTCCGAACCGAATCGTCGCTTCGCGCGGACGGAGGGAATCCTCCGAATACCGCACCGGCCGCACGCGGTACGCGCGACGCCGCGCGCCGGACGGCCGAGGAGATCGCGCGACTCGCAAGCGAGGGCCGGCAGTGA
- a CDS encoding DUF4129 domain-containing protein, with product MNRDGLLAIAVAACCLFSLGTAAGTLDSSMQTDPDDVIDVDSSMLPVGSDQLDELKQTLTEPSGGGEGDTQQQRQKKTQSQQQQQEQTHDQREEEPTNSDFSQESETGDEVPPEESLWEKLLGLLEAVLPFAVLGAVLLAALTYRDRLAALLHRWLPSGDDGASAAAEPVGDPKPKDDISAAWCEMLAAVGLERETKLTPRERGEKVVERHEGGGDSEAVWGLTSLYESVRYGGDEVTDERRERARDYLRRFRGNSGGNR from the coding sequence ATGAATCGGGACGGACTGCTCGCTATCGCCGTCGCGGCGTGCTGTCTCTTCTCGCTCGGGACGGCCGCCGGAACGCTCGACTCGTCGATGCAGACCGACCCCGACGACGTTATCGACGTCGACTCGTCGATGCTCCCCGTTGGCTCCGACCAACTCGACGAACTGAAACAGACGTTGACGGAGCCCTCCGGCGGCGGTGAGGGAGACACCCAACAGCAGCGGCAGAAGAAGACCCAGTCGCAACAACAGCAGCAAGAACAGACGCACGACCAGCGCGAAGAAGAGCCGACCAACAGCGACTTCAGCCAGGAGTCCGAGACCGGCGACGAGGTCCCGCCCGAAGAGTCGCTCTGGGAGAAACTGCTCGGCCTCCTCGAAGCAGTCCTTCCGTTCGCCGTCCTCGGAGCCGTCCTCCTCGCGGCGCTGACCTACCGTGATCGTCTGGCCGCGCTCCTGCATCGGTGGCTCCCGAGCGGCGACGACGGCGCGTCGGCGGCCGCCGAGCCCGTCGGCGACCCGAAGCCGAAAGACGATATCTCGGCGGCGTGGTGTGAGATGCTCGCGGCCGTCGGCCTCGAACGCGAGACGAAGCTCACGCCCAGAGAACGCGGCGAAAAAGTGGTCGAGCGGCACGAAGGCGGCGGCGACAGCGAGGCGGTCTGGGGCCTCACGTCGCTGTACGAGAGCGTCCGGTACGGCGGTGACGAGGTGACAGACGAGCGCCGAGAGCGCGCCCGTGATTACCTCCGTCGGTTCCGCGGAAACTCCGGAGGGAACCGATGA
- a CDS encoding succinylglutamate desuccinylase/aspartoacylase family protein, with translation MNVGTAEARPGELTRGWLNATGLPTGGDERLPVVVARGERDGPTLWLTGGVHGDEATGVAVAQDAMREELPELLSGTVVCVPLVNPAGLRRNARTSYYADDDPNRYFPDPEGDSTRPPKTQERIDRRLYETLVDSADALVDLHTAQVGSMPFSIRDRVLYGERRTEEEAESLADELAALVDAFGLPVLTEYPAAEYLDQGLHRSTAGAALNAAGIPSFTPELGGHSVVEEDLRAAGVAGVYGVLRELGMIDELPAGVDEPGTGVPSAPVEFPVRRAVHPRTETAGVVRHRVDAGDVVSAGDVVADIVTPHGERVDTVESEHDGYVIGRYEGLAAYEGDAVASMAVRDDDELVVPRDE, from the coding sequence ATGAACGTCGGAACCGCGGAAGCGCGACCCGGAGAGCTGACTCGTGGCTGGCTGAACGCGACCGGACTACCGACCGGCGGCGACGAACGCCTCCCCGTCGTCGTCGCGCGCGGCGAGCGCGACGGGCCGACGCTGTGGCTCACCGGCGGCGTCCACGGCGACGAGGCGACGGGCGTCGCCGTCGCCCAGGACGCGATGCGCGAGGAGCTCCCCGAACTGCTCTCGGGGACCGTCGTCTGCGTCCCGCTGGTCAACCCTGCCGGCCTGCGTCGCAACGCCCGGACGTCGTACTACGCCGACGACGACCCGAACCGCTACTTTCCGGATCCCGAGGGCGACTCTACGCGGCCGCCGAAGACGCAGGAGCGAATCGACCGGCGGCTGTACGAGACGCTCGTCGACTCCGCGGACGCGCTCGTCGACCTGCACACCGCACAGGTCGGGTCGATGCCGTTCTCCATCCGCGACCGCGTGCTCTACGGCGAGCGTCGAACCGAGGAGGAGGCCGAGTCGTTAGCCGACGAACTCGCCGCCTTGGTCGACGCGTTCGGCCTGCCGGTGCTCACCGAGTACCCCGCCGCGGAGTATCTCGACCAGGGACTGCACCGTTCGACTGCGGGAGCGGCGCTGAACGCCGCCGGCATCCCGTCGTTCACGCCCGAACTGGGCGGCCACAGCGTCGTCGAGGAGGACCTCCGCGCGGCGGGCGTCGCGGGCGTGTACGGCGTGCTCCGCGAACTCGGCATGATAGACGAACTCCCCGCGGGCGTCGACGAACCGGGGACCGGCGTCCCGTCCGCTCCGGTCGAGTTCCCGGTCCGGCGGGCGGTCCACCCGCGGACGGAGACCGCCGGGGTAGTACGCCACCGCGTCGACGCCGGAGACGTCGTCTCCGCGGGCGACGTCGTCGCCGACATCGTCACGCCGCACGGCGAGCGCGTCGACACCGTGGAGTCCGAACACGACGGCTACGTCATCGGACGGTACGAGGGGTTGGCGGCGTACGAAGGCGACGCGGTGGCGAGCATGGCCGTCCGCGACGACGACGAGTTGGTCGTCCCGCGCGACGAGTGA
- a CDS encoding NUDIX hydrolase: MTPDEWSVLRTVSVGDDDARLGYDRLRRPDDEAEGRFWVDARDSVCVVAAHDDEIVLVEEYRPRLGETVLSCPVGAVEGDESLVEAAARELREETGYRADSLRLLETSYPVAWLRKRRGIVFASGLTPGDKATDDDEFTRVRRLPVDEALDAARHQPVTDWTLLPLLLSRYEGLV, from the coding sequence ATGACTCCGGACGAGTGGTCGGTTCTCCGCACCGTCTCCGTCGGCGACGACGACGCGCGCCTCGGCTACGACCGCCTCCGCCGACCCGACGACGAGGCCGAGGGCCGATTCTGGGTCGACGCCCGCGACTCGGTCTGCGTGGTCGCCGCACACGACGACGAAATCGTTCTCGTCGAGGAGTACCGCCCCCGACTCGGCGAGACGGTGCTCTCCTGTCCCGTCGGTGCGGTCGAGGGCGACGAGTCGCTCGTCGAAGCGGCCGCCCGAGAGCTCCGCGAGGAGACGGGCTACCGCGCCGACTCGCTCCGCCTGCTGGAGACGAGCTATCCGGTCGCGTGGCTCCGGAAGCGCCGCGGAATCGTCTTCGCTTCGGGGCTCACACCCGGCGATAAAGCGACCGACGACGACGAGTTCACGCGAGTCCGTCGCCTGCCCGTCGACGAGGCCCTCGACGCGGCGCGCCACCAACCGGTGACCGACTGGACGCTGCTGCCGCTGCTGCTCTCGCGGTACGAAGGGCTGGTGTAG
- a CDS encoding RNA-guided pseudouridylation complex pseudouridine synthase subunit Cbf5 — MTMRGPPQERSVDELLEFGVVNLDKPPGPSAHQVSGWVRDLAGVDRAAHAGTLDPKVTGCLPVLTGDATRLAQVFLEGSKEYVSVLELHKPAPSDLESVVAEFEGELYQKPPRKSAVSRRLRTREIYELEVLEAKDRQVLLRIRCESGTYVRKLCHDIGLALGTGAHMGHLRRTATDPFDDTDLVSMYDLTDALAFAEEGDESFVREAVAPAERALTHLPSLTIADSAAEQVATGAPVYAPGVVDADDGIERDRLLACYTPDGAAVCLGRLVGDPDAERGIVVSLERVLV; from the coding sequence ATGACGATGCGCGGCCCACCCCAGGAGCGTTCGGTCGACGAACTGCTCGAGTTCGGCGTCGTCAATCTCGACAAGCCACCCGGCCCCTCGGCCCACCAGGTCTCGGGGTGGGTCCGCGACCTCGCGGGCGTCGACCGCGCCGCCCACGCGGGGACGCTCGACCCCAAAGTGACCGGCTGTCTGCCCGTCCTCACCGGCGACGCGACGCGCCTCGCGCAGGTGTTTCTCGAAGGCTCGAAGGAGTACGTCTCGGTGCTCGAACTCCACAAACCCGCGCCGAGCGACCTCGAATCGGTCGTCGCCGAGTTCGAGGGCGAACTGTACCAGAAACCGCCCCGGAAGAGCGCCGTCTCGCGTCGCCTACGCACGCGCGAGATTTACGAGTTGGAGGTGCTGGAAGCGAAGGACAGACAGGTGCTGCTCCGGATTCGCTGCGAGAGCGGCACCTACGTCAGAAAGCTCTGTCACGACATCGGCCTCGCGCTCGGAACGGGCGCACACATGGGCCACCTCCGCCGGACGGCGACGGACCCCTTCGACGACACCGACCTCGTGAGCATGTACGACCTCACCGACGCGCTGGCGTTCGCCGAGGAGGGCGACGAGTCGTTCGTCCGAGAGGCCGTCGCCCCCGCCGAGCGCGCGCTCACGCACCTCCCCTCTCTGACTATCGCCGACAGCGCCGCCGAACAGGTCGCCACCGGCGCCCCCGTCTACGCGCCGGGCGTCGTAGACGCCGACGACGGCATCGAGCGAGACCGACTGCTCGCCTGCTACACGCCCGACGGCGCGGCGGTCTGTCTGGGTCGTCTCGTCGGCGACCCCGACGCGGAACGGGGAATCGTCGTCTCGCTCGAACGCGTGCTCGTCTGA
- the cmk gene encoding (d)CMP kinase, which translates to MLLTVSGPPGSGKSTTAAGLAEAFGYEHISGGDIFRALAEERGLSPVEFNELAEEDDQIDRDLDRRLYDIAAERDDVVLESRLAGWLAGDHADFRIWLDAPLSVRAARIADREEKSVETAREETDRREASEAKRYMAYYDIPIDDLSIYDLVLNTARWGPEPVLDTLVSAVESYDADADEGKYPVTGVRYEF; encoded by the coding sequence ATGTTGCTAACCGTCTCCGGCCCGCCGGGCAGCGGAAAGAGCACCACGGCGGCCGGACTCGCCGAGGCGTTCGGCTACGAACACATCTCCGGGGGCGACATCTTTCGCGCGCTCGCCGAGGAGCGCGGCCTGTCGCCCGTCGAGTTCAACGAACTCGCCGAGGAGGACGACCAGATTGACAGAGATTTGGACCGCCGCCTCTACGACATCGCCGCCGAGCGCGACGACGTGGTCCTCGAATCCCGCCTCGCCGGGTGGCTCGCCGGCGACCACGCCGACTTCCGAATCTGGCTGGACGCGCCGCTGTCGGTGCGCGCCGCTCGTATCGCCGACCGCGAGGAGAAGTCCGTCGAGACGGCGAGGGAGGAGACCGACCGCCGCGAAGCCAGCGAGGCCAAGCGGTACATGGCGTACTACGACATCCCCATCGACGACCTCTCTATCTACGACCTCGTGCTCAACACCGCCCGCTGGGGTCCGGAACCCGTCCTCGACACGCTCGTTTCGGCCGTCGAGTCGTACGACGCCGACGCCGACGAGGGAAAGTATCCGGTCACCGGCGTCCGGTACGAGTTCTGA